Proteins from a single region of Plasmodium brasilianum strain Bolivian I chromosome 13, whole genome shotgun sequence:
- a CDS encoding hypothetical protein (conserved Plasmodium protein): MSEVYSIEPKTYGKVIICTSLGELEVLLFSNECPIACQNFIQLCLNNYYNKNKFFRVIPKFLIQTGDHTNTGLHNEYAFNEPFKNEYNSRLKFLYTGCLSFANLNIDKPSNGSQFFITLDKADYLNNKSTLFGKIAKHSIYNLLKFNNIKTNKNDEPIEDVPYIEYVKIIENPFHHLVPYVNYDNNSKYEKENFKHETLKKKEQKELKSNLLSFAYSDNECVEGDASEGDANEEVVVEGEAGEENSVECEKGSTTSNKLRKDEVYIFKNKKAHYNSSDNNNFDEANTRMKEEKKDKDNSSSMINKKDNNLNLEKINILKKRTNDIVKSNTKKSKNALIVKDLTDLDEEYLKKMKKYNKMSKREREKQSLKKLEEFDNRLKDLFSTEKSDGVMKHDWLNRTGLKFRIDSSSAYEHEDIKKNVIDTMDNERKNLYDSKFNMGKEKMANYSVNDTVMIYGHKATIVGIKNIINEKSKEETSTIYAAKYANKVGYTGGIYRKEKIYTPEDGSLVIFCSFNSIRPYSEEESACILIQKTFRGYQCRKDFHSFVCCIVWRKFEHLHENITLKNHDGIYKPLMKTINEDIKNGKIQFTTNCLSSNSNQFSRVSTTSYESSQCDENVPKLKDKIDKNFAMKIFHFFLTTKNYVLPNSMVCKILRKTKKMLDENIKSSVIHIDMNTKSKDTKLIILGDVHGQLNDVLWLFNRFGVPSANNIYVFNGDIADRGENATEIFLLLFIFKLCGYDSVIINRGNHECSYMNEVYGFYNEVLSKYDNTVFDLFQEVFELLGLAVNIQNQIFIVHGGLSRYQDITVKEIDDLDRRKHEILHPEKYEDTIIFDLLWSDPQKKNGIGENARGNNCITFGPDITELFLKKNNFDILIRSHQVPKMLKGIESHHDGKCITLFSASNYCNKIKNLGAAIIFNQDLTFEVQEYMSPSLDIIRETFEQNQKLREKVLHSSKILELEKNEQRKNNRLSTEGLMNDILSCLSTLICHEKNSLWNNLYKKDTENTGIVHINIWKEELEKLSKTKKVPWFYLCKKLKMIENDYHVNYNNVLSRFKINYAPSEKFINSEWKNECFEHLYEALLKADLSLRETLMIFDKNLDGKVSFSEFEQVLKDLNIDLSNEQIRILVRLINSNSLCNQDSVQENDKIDVAEFIGKMRVCYRLSINKEYINNDKINKLIETIGKHILSDSADTANFHYKFYEEQDERDNSERRKRSSVIKSVALFQKFKNYDHYGNGYLDYDDFVKAIKSFGMSKISKEVEFEVDDGILMELAKSIDITKSSKINFLEFLQAFYVVNKSKYNYVDEIWCHICTVIYENKITLNKCMKYLEDTMQGKITSIHFRYILLELNKILEEQKHEKNKPLTDEQIDLLAYTVETDEKIDYVEFLNSKILNKQFFFANMSKVVDELTLFLTSLSKGSDTVDISDLLDSGIADKSVIINIKEKLGDSPWNIQNLIDLGLNIIQKDNNKNDNDDNEDKDNNANNDNNDNNDNNDNNDNNDNNDNNDNELEQKHDSSDNIISESEEACEEACEEACEEACEDAYGSEQKATGENPSEDDEFYNKKIKFNTCESIEETLKVMIQGNFISLHPIVKEFVLLLSFLFSCIRAECSKNGDENTHSYNNGYDIGSGDIGGEDVDGDGTDDSDKSKRTFFRKRAIKQHTVAGDTNDTNLCTSQNKKKKFKIKFMNMHSENDSTFYTNLSSKEEDNILNKDASDSIFTKYFYKKSRKNNCICELSSDNIFGSKCRERDLTGCNTHTSYNRNYYEKYRQSYDKPYLEAHCKPFKTKPDRYLHQCCFNESMLRTGATSILFKLSKKDKQEYNIEDIEQALNQENISKVCESIYKHLHKIRKMKNSQLIKKSINLIMILLYLTYIYFGLYFLKTKNIYMKLHNLYKQFIEYKNKNDNIKNKLKKKMEEYLEELKINEQYIEECEKYKGGYTELKKENEKLKNCNNVIQRLKKKITLMENEKIMIIKKKEELEFIIKQKNILIESKNKIKDSETEIKRNHFKKTKLVQKKDCTISNTFKNTITTSTCRNFINHKRGHSSEEKSTMLMGKCMENSYLHVMNTHNTGGSTYYKETQVGRRISVASKAVQAVEPTSLGLHPLGKVEAEGVSNTGKGDTEGENNTKGKAEYGQTRVSKKGREGSIPIGGKSNPKENMTKCKNDDSKKSCIYKNGTGVYTCRGNPLLNMPSGEEAHGRSILRYNDNYFMLSSRYERENWSERLTESRFKKCYLHYEAANMEGANEYIYNEIINMNRRIFIEDIFHYLISDSHIFKEFVFDRMFIYESFNFNFKENRTNGYSILNDNTLWNSIYYFVNLLVRLSRTFCNIKSITYSSKEFISSDFKHLDEFFHSIIFKEQYLTQGGDDYPCSSVKYMRLMRHIFHLICERNTYLLDLNRMDENFDKGTDKEQISATFLVNDEIDPLPSNTTPFFSSYIFNRNYGGSRGRSLYMVDGVDMVDGVDMVDGVDMVDGVDMVDGVDMVDGGDMVDGGDMVDGGDMVDGGNYHHDDGYYCCYNKDRGIHDELIHRGRSQVDMILKKKKKKNCIGIFLPLLNKQYFLRTYSMKEEEKNAKILYNKMDQTCKNLDHIGSKNTNNNNYSFLCTQIQHPNTIVNTIDYKNIKSIAKEMHQCNMKRYNHTQMHSRKCVLTRSASDGCLYSSITRKRRSAHTRNAAYMLHELRASPIPRNSDYVQSHREHLINISFLKPPFYKNFSNAKFTNFYINANSQVIYASNLFECEKGYFYLRKHISPIVACSSWASPSSINSKANMSFHGEIFQHVRHKHKWYEHARKKTKTNSTIQSAINTVKSKVQGKPKEGRDKLLPYQSYLLHLPEQSNNKNLFLKRERINDQKKKNANKRLRTLTDIIVHGRGKYLTNKKKHTRWKGLKKNLHSRREERIQIHADSDMAEKRRRRYIIRKQICQKNVQQVKGYVLCSSKQNGRRDRKDGKGELKEKVNLKNKLTMVNMFNFNRALHLSLFIKLIKRTSHIYKEVFLTNIQDGRFLSSDDNIIVIRYSSLKKKKYSNDFHDEINPFIRRIYFTPTLHNCLFFPFCSTFSRIYRAFSLLKRKKEHFKRKSCPYIVCPNASGISLLKWSDVKRKKNKKKYKNRRAVVNTNYGTVKKEEAKEREKEWQQNKKHLHKYVNTNYSYHLAITKSLRILALSIFVLFLFLNHVIYNHHSFK; the protein is encoded by the exons ATGTCAGAAGTTTATAGTATTGAGCCTAAAACATACGGTAAGgtaattatatgtacaagTTTAGGTGAGTTAGAAGTTTTACTTTTTAGTAATGAATGCCCAATAGCTTGTCAGAATTTTATTCAGCtatgtttaaataattattataataaaaataaattttttcgaGTTATCCCAAAATTCTTGATTCAGACAGGGGACCACACAAATACGGGGTTGC ACAACGAATACGCATTTAATGAaccttttaaaaatgaatataacagtagattaaaatttttatatacggGTTGTTTATCATTTgcaaatttaaatatagaCAAACCATCGAATGGAAGTCAGTTTTTCATTACACTAGATAAAGCAGATtacttaaataataaaagcacgttatttggaaaaattgcaaaacatagcatttataatttattaaaatttaataatataaaaacaaataaaaatgatgaacCGATAGAAGATGTGCCATATAttgaatatgtaaaaattattgaaaacCCTTTTCACCATTTAGTGCCTTATGttaattatgataataattcaaaatacgaaaaggaaaattttaaacatgaaacattaaaaaaaaaggagcaaAAAGAACTGAAAAGTAATTTGCTTTCATTCGCATATAGTGACAACGAGTGCGTTGAAGGGGACGCCAGTGAAGGGGACGCCAATGAAGAGGTCGTTGTTGAAGGGGAGGCAGGTGAAGAGAATTCTGTTGAATGTGAGAAAGGTAGCACCACTAGTAACAAATTACGAAAAGATGAAGTTtacattttcaaaaataagaaaGCGCATTACAATAGCAGCGATAACAACAATTTTGATGAGGCAAATACAAGAATGaaggaggaaaaaaaggataaagaCAATTCATCATCAATGATCAATAAGAAGGATAACAACTtgaatttagaaaaaattaatattttaaaaaagagaacaaaTGATATAGTAAAATCGAACACtaagaaaagtaaaaatgctTTAATCGTTAAGGATCTAACCGATTTA gACGAAGAGTATTTAAAGAAGATGAAAAAGTATAACAAGATGTCCAAAAGGGAGAGGGAAAAACAG TCGCTGAAAAAGTTGGAGGAGTTTGATAATCGTCTGAAGGACCTTTTTTCAACGG AAAAAAGCGACGGAGTTATGAAGCACGACTGGTTAAACAGGACGGGTCTGAAGTTTCGCATTGACTCATCCAGT gcTTATGAGCATGAagacattaaaaaaaat gTAATCGATACAATGGacaatgaaagaaaaaatttgtatGATTCCAAATTTAACATGGGG aaagaaaaaatggcaAATTATAGTGTCAATGACACTGTTATGATATATGGTCATAAAGCAACTATTGTgggcataaaaaatattataaatgaaaaatcgAAAGAAGAAACGAGTACAATATATGCAGCAAAATATGCTAATAAAGTAGGCTACACAGGTGGAATATACAGgaaagagaaaatatatacaccAGAGGATGGCAGCTTAGTAATATTTTGCTCTTTTAATTCTATAAGACCTTACAGCG AAGAAGAGAGTGCATGTATTTTGATACAAAAAACATTCCGAGGATATCAGTGCAGGAAGGATTTCCACTCCTTCGTCTGTTGCATCGTATGGAGGAAATTCGAACACTTGCATGAAAACATAACCCTGAAAAACCATga CGGAATTTACAAACCATTAATGAAAACAATAAATGAGGacataaaaaatgggaaaatacAATTTACAACAAATTGTCTATCAAGTAATTCCAATCAATTTTCTCGAGTCTCCACAACGTCTTATGAA TCCTCCCAGTGTGATGAGAACGTCCCCAAACTGAAAGACAAAATTGACAAAAATTTTGCTATGAAAATTTTCCACTTTTTCTTAACCacaaaaaat TATGTCCTTCCAAATAGTATGGTGTGTAAGATTTTAAGGAAAACCAAAAAAATGCTTGACGAGAATATAAAGAGTTCAGTTATACACATAGACATGAACACGAAGTCTAAGGACACAAAACTGATT ATTTTGGGAGATGTCCACGGACAGTTGAACGACGTCCTTTGGTTGTTCAATAGATTTGGTGTACCATCAGCAAATAATAT ATACGTGTTTAATGGTGATATAGCTGACAGGGGGGAAAACGCTACCGaaatatttttgcttttgtttatttttaaattatgtggTTATGACAGTGTTATAATTAACAGAGGGAACCACGAGTGTTCGTATATGAACGAAGTCTATGGGTTTTATAACGAAG tACTCTCTAAGTATGACAACACAGTATTTGATTTGTTCCAGGAAGTATTCGAATTGTTAGGGCTGGCAGTGAACATTCAAA ATCAAATATTCATAGTGCATGGAGGTCTAAGCAGATATCAAGATATAACAGTAAAAGAAATAGATGATCTGGACAGACGAAAACATGAAATTCTCCACCcggaaaaatatgaagataCCATAATTTTTGACCTATTATGGTCTGAtcctcaaaaaaaaaatggaattgGAGAGAATGCTAGAGGAAATAATTGTATTACTTTCGGACCTGACATAacagaattatttttaaaaaaaaataattttgatattttaatTAGATCTCATCAAGTACCTAAAATGTTAAAAGGTATTGAAAGTCATCATGATGGGAAATGTATTACTTTGTTTTCTGCTTCTAATTAttgtaacaaaataaaaaatttaggtGCTGCAATTATCTTTAATCAAGATTTAACTTTTGAAGTTCAAGAATACATGTCCCCTTCCCTTGACATTATTCGAGAAACGTTTGAACAAAACCAAAAGTTGAGAGAAAAAGTTTTGCATTCTTCTAAAATACTGGAGCTCGAAAAAAAC GagcaaagaaaaaataatagattgTCAACTGAAGGTCTCATGAATGATATTTTGAGTTGCTTGAGTACACTAATTTGTCACGAAAAAAATTCCCTATggaataatttatacaaaaaggATACAGAAAATACAGGGATCGttcacataaatatatggaa GGAAGAACTAGAAAAGCTGAGCAAGACGAAAAAAGTCCCATggttttatttatgtaaaaaattaaaaatgatagaAAATGATTATCatgttaattataacaatgtCTTAAGTAggtttaaaataaattatgcacCGAgcgaaaaatttattaattctgAGTGGAAGAATGAGTGCTTTGAACATTTATATGAAGCCTTGCTTAAAGCAGACCTGAGTTTGAGGGAAACCTTAATGATCTTTGACAAAAATTTAGATGGAAAGGTATCCTTTTCGGAATTCGAGCAAGTGTTAAAAGATTTAAATATTG ATCTCTCAAATGAGCAAATAAGAATTTTGGTTAGACTAATCAACAGTAATTCCCTATGCAACCAAGATAGTGTAcaagaaaatgataaaattgaTGTAGCTGAGTTTATTGGCAAAATGAGAGTATGTTACCGTTTGTCTATAAAtaaggaatatataaataacgaTAAGATAAATAAGCTTATTGAAACAATTGGAAAACACATATTATCTGATAGTGCAGACACAGCTAACTTTCATTACAAATTTTACGAAGAACAAGATGAAAGGGACAATTcggaaagaagaaaaagatcTAGTGTTATTAAATCAGTTgctttatttcaaaaatttaaaaattatgaccATTACGGGAATG ggTATTTGGATTATGATGACTTCGTTAAGGCAATTAAAAGTTTCGGCATGAGCAAGATTAGCAAGGAGGTGGAATTTGAGGTGGACGATGGGATTTTAATGGAA ctAGCCAAATCCATAGACATAACAAAATCATCAAAGATTAATTTTCTGGAATTTTTGCAAGCCTTTTATGTTGTAaacaaaagtaaatataattacgTGGACGAG ATATGGTGCCATATATGTACCGTTAtttatgaaaacaaaattacCTTAAACAAATGCATGAAATATTTAGAAGATACAATGCAAGGGAAAATAACGAGTATACATTTTAGGTATATTCTGTTGGAgctaaataaaattttagagGAACAAAAACATGAAAA GAACAAGCCCCTAACGGATGAGCAAATCGATTTATTGGCATACACAGTGGAAACAGATGAAAAAATAGACTATGTCGAATTCTTAAACTC TAAAATTCtaaataaacaatttttttttgcaaacaTGTCCAAAGTGGTAGACGAGCTTACGTTGTTCTTAACCAGCTTATcg aaaggATCGGATACGGTAGACATAAGTGATTTGCTCGATTCag GAATTGCTGACAAATctgtaattataaatataaaggagAAGCTAGGGGATAGTCCGTGGAACATACAGAATTTAATAGAc TTAGGCTTAAACATAATTCAAAAAGACAACAACAAAAACGATAATGACGATAATGAAGATAAAGACAACAACGCCAACAACGATAACAACGACAACAACGATAACAACGACAACAACGATAACAACGACAACAACGATAACAACGATAACGAACTAGAGCAGAAACATGACAGCAGTGACAACATCATATCCGAAAGTGAGGAAGCATGTGAGGAAGCATGTGAGGAAGCATGTGAGGAAGCATGTGAGGACGCATATGGTAGTGAACAGAAAGCTACAGGGGAAAATCCAAGCGAAGATGACGaattttacaataaaaaaataaaatttaatacttGTGAAAGTATAGAAGAAACACTCAAGGTCATGATACAGGGAAATTTCATTAGTTTACACCCTATTGTTAAGGAATTTGTCTTGTTATTATCCTTTCTATTTAGCTGTATAAGGGCGGAATGCAGCAAAAATGGGGACGAAAATACACACAGTTATAACAATGGCTATGATATTGGAAGTGGTGATATTGGGGGTGAGGACGTTGATGGCGATGGAACTGATGATAGtgataaaagtaaaagaacATTTTTTCGGAAAAGGGCAATCAAGCAGCACACAGTGGCGGGAGACACAAATGACACAAATTTATGCACAAgtcagaataaaaaaaaaaaattcaaaataaaatttatgaacatgCACAGTGAAAATGATAGTACcttttatacaaatttaagttcaaaagaagaagataatatattaaataaagatgCTTCAGATAGCATTTTTACCAagtacttttataaaaagtcCAGAAAGAATAATTGCATATGTGAATTGAGCAGTGACAATATTTTTGGCTCAAAGTGCAGGGAAAGGGACCTCACAGGGTGTAATACGCACACCAGCTACAACAGAAactattatgaaaaatacagACAGTCGTACGACAAACCATACCTCGAAGCGCACTGTAAACCATTTAAGACCAAACCGGATAGATACCTCCACCAGTGCTGCTTTAACGAGAGCATGCTGAGGACTGGTGCCACATCCATCCTTTTCAAGTTAAGTAAAAAGGACAAACAAGAATATAACATAGAGGATATTGAGCAGGCGCTAAATCAAGAGAATATAAGCAAAGTTTGTGAGAGCATTTACAAACACCTGcacaaaataagaaaaatgaaaaatagtcagttaataaaaaaaagcataaatcTTATAATGATACTGCTATACctgacatatatatatttcggTTTATATTTCCTCAAAACgaagaatatatacatgaagtTACACAATTTGTATAAACAGTTCATTGAATATAAGAACAagaatgataatataaaaaataaattaaaaaaaaaaatggaagaatatttagaagaattaaaaattaacgaACAGTACATAGAAGAATGTGAGAAATACAAAGGTGGATACACagaattgaaaaaagaaaatgaaaaactaaaaaattgtaataatgttattcaaagattaaaaaaaaagattactttaatggaaaatgaaaaaattatgatcatcaaaaaaaaagaagaattagaattcattattaaacaaaaaaatatattaatagagagtaaaaataaaataaaagacagtgaaacagaaataaaaagaaatcattttaaaaagacAAAGTTAGTCCAAAAGAAGGATTGCACTATATCGAATACCTTTAAAAATACTATCACTACCAGTACATGTAGAAACTTCATTAATCATAAGAGAGGGCACTCATCAGAAGAAAAAAGCACAATGCTAATGGGGAAATGCATGGAAAATAGTTATCTACACGTAATGAATACCCACAACACGGGTGGAAGTACATACTACAAGGAAACGCAGGTTGGGAGAAGGATCTCTGTAGCAAGCAAGGCTGTTCAGGCGGTAGAACCAACTTCGTTAGGGTTACATCCACTGGGGAAGGTAGAAGCAGAAGGAGTAAGTAACACGGGTAAGGGAGACACAGAAGGAGAAAACAACACAAAAGGTAAAGCAGAGTACGGGCAAACGAGGGTGAGCAAGAAGGGGAGGGAGGGATCTATCCCCATAGGAGGGAAGAGCAATCCAAAGGAAAATATgacaaaatgtaaaaatgacgattcaaaaaaatcatgtatatataagaatgGAACAGGTGTATATACCTGTAGGGGTAATCCTTTGTTAAATATGCCATCAGGTGAAGAAGCACATGGTAGAAGTATTTTAAgatataatgataattattttatgttgtCCTCTAGATATGAAAGGGAAAATTGGTCAGAAAGATTAACTGAGAGTAGATTTAAAAAGTGCTATCTTCATTATGAAGCAGCAAATATGGAAGGAgcaaatgaatatatttataatgaaataataaatatgaataggAGAATATTCATTGAGgatatatttcattacttAATAAGTGATTCTcacatttttaaagaatttgTATTCGACAGAATGTTCATTTATgaaagttttaattttaattttaaagagAATCGAACTAATGGGTATagtattttaaatgataacaCCCTATGGAACAGCATTtactattttgttaatttacTTGTTCGTCTTTCTCGTACATTTTGTAATATCAAAAGTATTACATACTCGAGTAAGGAATTTATTAGTAGTGATTTCAAACATTTGGACGAGTTTTTTcattccattatttttaaggaGCAATATTTGACCCAAGGAGGGGATGATTATCCCTGTTCTTCGGTGAAATATATGAGACTGATGAGACACATCTTTCATTTAATATGCGAAAGGAATACCTATTTATTAGACTTGAACAGAATGGATGAAAACTTTGATAAAGGTACTGACAAAGAACAGATCAGTGCAACGTTTTTAGTAAATGATGAAATAGATCCATTACCATCCAACAcaactccttttttttcttcatatatttttaatcgCAATTATGGTGGAAGTAGGGGTAGAAGCCTTTATATGGTTGATGGCGTTGATATGGTTGATGGCGTTGATATGGTTGATGGCGTTGATATGGTTGATGGCGTTGATATGGTTGATGGCGTTGATATGGTTGATGGTGGTGATATGGTTGATGGTGGTGATATGGTTGATGGTGGTGATATGGTTGATGGTGGCAATTACCATCATGATGATGGCTATTATTGCTGTTATAACAAGGATAGAGGCATCCATGATGAGTTAATTCACAGAGGGAGATCACAAGTAGAcatgattttaaaaaaaaaaaaaaaaaaaaattgtattggTATCTTCCTTCCTCTACTtaataaacaatattttttgcgTACTTATAGTatgaaagaagaagaaaagaacGCTAAAATTTTGTACAATAAAATGGATCAGACATGTAAGAACCTCGACCACATAGGATCAAAAAACACAAACAATAACAACTACTCCTTTTTGTGCACACAGATACAACATCCTAACACCATTGTCAATACAATtgattacaaaaatattaaatcaaTTGCCAAAGAAATGCATCAATGTAACATGAAGAGATACAACCATACTCAAATGCACTCTAGGAAATGTGTTCTCACACGTTCTGCAAGTGATGGCTGTCTTTACAGTAGCATTACACGTAAAAGGCGCTCTGCACATACACGAAATGCTGCTTATATGTTACATGAATTGCGCGCATCGCCTATTCCGCGCAACTCTGACTACGTACAGTCACACAGAGAACACCTAATCaacatttcctttttaaaacCCCCCTTTTACAAAAACTTTTCAAATGCCAAGTTTACAAACTTTTACATCAACGCGAACAGTCAAGTTATATATGCTTCTAATCTGTTTGAGTGTGAAAAAGGTTATTTCTATTTACGTAAACATATCAGTCCAATTGTGGCCTGTTCAAGTTGGGCAAGTCCAAGTAGCATCAATTCAAAAGCCAACATGAGTTTCCACGGGGAAATCTTTCAACATGTGAGACACAAACACAAATGGTATGAACACGCAAggaagaaaacaaaaacaaatagCACCATACAAAGCGCAATAAACACTGTAAAGTCAAAAGTACAGGGAAAACCAAAAGAAGGAAGGGATAAATTGCTACCTTATCAGAGTTATCTGCTCCATTTGCCTGAACAaagcaataataaaaatctCTTCCTAAAAAGAGAGCGTATAAATGatcagaaaaagaaaaatgctaACAAGCGTTTACGTACATTAACAGATATCATAGTGCACGGAAGAGGTAAATATTTAACTAACAAGAAAAAACACACAAGATGGAAAGGATTAAAAAAGAACCTCCATTCTAGAAGGGAAGAAAGGATACAAATACATGCAGATAGTGATATGGCAGAGAAGAGAAGACGTAGATATATTATAAGGAAGCAGATTTGTCAAAAGAATGTACAACAGGTTAAAGGATATGTGTTATGTTCAAGTAAGCAAAACGGGAGAAGAGATCGAAAAGATGGAAAAGgagaattaaaagaaaaggtAAACCTTAAGAACAAATTAACTATGGTCAATATGTTCAACTTCAACAGAGCATTACACCTGTCCCTGTTCATTAAATTGATAAAAAGAACtagtcatatatataaggaaGTGTTTCTAACGAATATACAAGATGGTAGGTTTTTATCTAGTgatgataatattatagtCATAAGGTATTCTagtcttaaaaaaaaaaaatatagcaatGATTTTCACGATGAAATTAATCCATTTATAAGGAGGATATACTTTACCCCTACGTTACACAATTGCCTCTTCTTCCCATTTTGTTCTACTTTCTCACGTATTTATAGAGCCTTTAGTTTgctaaaaagaaagaaagagcATTTTAAAAGGAAGAGTTGTCCTTATATCGTATGTCCTAACGCATCTGGTATTTCTTTGCTCAAGTGGAGTGATgtcaaaaggaaaaagaacaaaaaaaaatataaaaatcgACGTGCAGTAGTGAATACCAACTACGGTACCgttaaaaaggaagaagcAAAAGAAAGGGAGAAAGAGTGGCAGCAAAACAAAAAGCATCTTCATAAATATGTCAACACAAATTACTCATACCACTTAGCAATAACAAAATCCTTACGCATTTTGGCCTTATCGATATTCgttctttttctcttcttg AAccatgttatatataatcatcactcctttaaataa